The Streptomyces tendae genome contains the following window.
ATCATCGCCGGGGCCGACGACTTCGATGCCGAGACAGCCGAGCGGTACGGCTGGATCAACCGGGCGCTGCCGGACGCCGAACTCGACGCTCATGTGGACCGCCTAGCCACGCGGATCGCCTCTTTCGACCACTGGCCACTGGCCGAGGTAAAGGCTCTGATCAATCGCTCCACTCTGCCGTCCGAAGCCGACCTGACGACCGGCCAGGACACCTTCCGGGCCTCACTGGCTCGCCCGGAGGCGCATGCCCGGATCAGTCGGCTGCTCGAGCGGGGCATGCAACAGCGAGGTGATGTCGAGTACCGCCTGGGAGAACACATCGCCGAAAGGTGACGGCACGGCCGTCGACGGGGGCGGCGTCAAGGTCCATGGGAGCGACCGGTCCCCTGCCCTTGCACAGACACTCCGAGCCACTACTCGGTGCGTTTCGCGGAACGATCACCCATGAGAAATATATACTTGTTACTACAAGCAATACATGGGCCAGTTGTTCATCGAGCCGCCCCTGTCGCCCGTCCGGCACGGGGGCGGACCGCGTCGCACGAAGCATTGGAGACCTCATGAGCTTTCTGCTGGGTGAAGTGGCACCCGACGACCCGTCGTGGAACAAGCGCGGTGCGCTCTACGTACCGTCAGGTCAGGGCCCGACCGTCTGGGCGGCGGACGACATCTACACCGTCAAGGCCACTGGTGCTCAGACCAACGGGAACATCGGCTTCATCGAGGCCACCGTCCCGGCAGGCGGCGGTCCCGTCCCGCACGCGCACACGCAGGAGGACGAGACGTTCTATGTGCTCGACGGCGAACTGGAGTTCACCGACGGCGACCATGAGTTCACGGCCGTCGCCGGCGACTTCATCCACGTTCCGAAGGGAATCCGCCACGGGTTCAAGAACAGGCGCATACACGCTGCCAGGCTGCTGTTCATCTACACACCGCCCGGCCTGGAGCAGCTCATGCTGGACCACAGCACCCCCGCCCGCCCCGGCGAGACTCCCCCGCCCATCGACGACGACATGACCGCCCGTGCCGAGCAGGTGATCCGGAAGTCCAAGACGATCATGCTTCCCTGACCGGTCGGTTCGACGGGAGCGGCGAGGGCACGATGACCGGTGCCGGGCTCGCCGCCCCGCCGTCGCGTGGGACAGTGCCGTCCACTTCGCTCGGTGCGATCCGGTCACCCGGTTCGTCTGCCGCGGCAGTGGCTTACCTGCCCCATGGACAACGGACCGTGCCGCGAGCGAGAGCGAGCCCGTGGCAGGCCTGCTGCCGTTCGGCGGCGTTCCGTCAACACGAGTGCGTCAGGTCGGGCGGGAGCAGAGTCTCCATGAGCGCGCCGTCCACTCCCCGGCTTAGTATCGGATGGCTGACTCCGCCGTGCGTACGTGGAGTTGACCGGGTCCTTGCGCGCTGCCCGATGCCATGGCCCGCCGGGCGCCACGACGGTGGATCCGGTGGGCCGTCGTCGGCGGCGCGCCCGCATACGCGAGGCGACGAGAATCGGAGCGATCACGGCGGCGAGCACCGCCGCACCGATCAGTCCCGCTCTGTGCAGCAGTTCGATCGCGGCCGAGCCGGTGAAGTAGCCGACGAGTACCGTGCCGGTGCCCCAGACGAGGGAGGCGGCGGCACTGTAGAGGAAGAAGCGCCGGTACGGCATGCCGGACGAGCCGGCGGCGTAGGGCAGGAACGTCCGGGCGAAACCGATGAACTTGCCCGTGAGGAGCGCCGCACCGCTGTGGTCGGCCAGGAAGGCCTTCCCTCGTCCATCTCGGTGGCGGCCCAAGACCTTGGGTGTCCAGCGGCCGGCCGGGCGTCGTCGGCACCGGCGGCCCAGCGCGAAGCCGAGGTTGTCGCCGGTGACGGCCCCTCCGACCACCACGGCCGCCAGTAGTGGGGCCTTCAGTCCGCCTTGGCCTGCGACGGCTGCCGCCAGCAGGACAGCCGCCTCCCCCGGAACCAGCAGACCGACGAAGGCGCTGGTCTCAGCGGCTGTCAGGACGAACACGATGAGGTACGTCCACCATCCGGCTGTCTCGATGACCGTGTTCAGGTGCATGACCCTCAGCCCGCCCGCCGCGTCAGCGCGGGTGCCGGAGTGTGGGCGCGTGCCGGGGCACGGACGTGGAGCGGAACCACTCGCCCTTGTGGGTCCCAGGCGTCGGCAGGCCGGTGACGCGTCCCCCGCTGCCCCGGCAGGTGGCTCGCGAGATACCAGGCCAGTAGTGGAGCACCGGCGGCAAACGAAGCGGCGAGCACAGGGTCGCCGGAGGTCAGGACGGAGACGACCACGGCACCCAGCCCTGCCGTCACGACGAGGATCCGTGCGCGGGGTGAGGGGACGGCTGCCGCCATCGCGAGCGCTGTCAGCAGGTACCAGCCGGTGAGCGCACCCGGCAGCGCCACGTAGTCGCTGAAGAGGCTGCCCTCGTGCGCGGGGAGGTCCGCGAGGGACGCCCGGCCGACGTAGGCGAGCCCGGCCACGCTGGTCAGCAGCAGCGCGAGTGAGGCACGGGTGTAGAGGACCGGCCGTTGGCTCGCCAGCCAGAGCAGGACCAGCGCCGTGAGCGGCCAGGGCATGAGCACGTGGAGGGAGGTCATCGCCTCGGCGGTGTCCGTCCAGGCGAGTGCGGGATACGACTCGCGGCGGGAGGAAACCCCGAGAATGGCCGCGTGGAGCATCGCGGCCGCAGCCGCCCCCGTGGCCAGGTGGCGCAGAACCCGGGGCAGGCGCGTCTCGCGGCGGCCGGCGACCGGATGAACGGACGCCCGGGCTGCGGCACCCGGCGTCGTGATGGCGTGGGTATCCATGGCACCCCTCACTTGATTGACGCGGCAAGCATATCATTTACTTGATACGTCAAGCAATTAAGGAACCTCGATGGCGGCCCGGTCCCACCCCCGAGGCGGCCCTCGCTTGCGGACAGCACTCCTGGGTTCCCACGAGTACGCCCTTGGGCAGGCGGATGCCCGGGCCGACCGGGCATGTGCGGTGAGCGGCGTTACCGAGGGGCCCGGCCACCCCGATGGCTCAGGAGGATTCCGGGAGCCCGAACACCGGTGAGAGCCGGGCTCGCCCCAGGGCGTGGGCGACGAGACGGAATCCCAGCCAGGCGGGGGTCGCGTCCGGGGCGACCTCCAGCGTCGGAACGTCCAGTGCGTGCACGACGAACATGTAACGATGAGGGGCCTCCCCCGGGGCCGGGGCGGCACCGAGATAGCCCCGCCGACCGGCGTCGTTGAGCAGCGTCCTGGCACCGGGGGGAAGCATGCTCCCGCCGGCGTCCCCGGCCCCGGCGGGCAACTCGGTCACGGAGGCGGGCAGGTCGTGAAGGACCCAGTGCCAGAAGCCGCTGACCGTCAAGGCGTCCGGGTCGAAGCAGGTGACGGCGAAACTCGCCGTGCCGGGAGGATGACCGTCCCAGGCCAGGTGCGGGGAACGGTCCCGACCCGGGCCGCCGAAGATGGCACTGGTCTGAGCGACACCCAGGCTCTCGCCGTCGGCGATGTCGTCGCTGCGAAGCCGGAAGGGCGGAACGGCGGGCAGCGTGCTGTAGGGATCCTGACGTGGTCTCATGTCGTTCTCCACACCGCGTCGTCGGCCGTGCTGTTCGTCTCCGCCGGCCGAGGCGCGGAGAGGTCCCGCCTCAGGAGAGGATTTCGAGCAGCCGGTCGGCGAGGATCGCGGCCGAGTGCGGATTCTGCCCCGTGATCAGGTTGCGGTCCTCGACCATGTACGGCTCCCACATCTCGCCCCGGCTGAAGTCGACGCCGACCTTGTCCTTCAGTTCGTCCTCCAGCAACCACGTGGCCCTGGACGCCAGCCCAACGGCTTCTTCCTCGTCGTTCGTGAACCCCGTGACCCGGTAGCCCTTGAACGGCGACTCCCCGTGGATCCTCGTGGACAACAGGGCCGCGGGAGCGTGACACACGATCGCGAGGGGCTTGCCCGACGCGAGCTGCGCGGTGAGGATGCGTCCGGCATCGGCGTCTTCCCACAAGTCCGACATCGGGCCGTGACCGCCAGGCAGATAGACCGCGTCGTAGTCCTCCAGACGGACGTCCGACAGCTTGAGCGGGCGACGCATGACTTCGGCGGAACGGATGATGGACTCCAGTTCGAGGGCCCCTTCTTCACCTCCGGCCATGGAGGGACGCAGGCTCATCATGTCGACGTTGGGCGTCACGCCGTTCGGCGTGGCGACCACGACCTCGTGTCCCGCTTCGGTGACCTTCTTGTAGGGCAGCGCGAATTCCTCGGCCCAGTAACCCGTCGCGTACCGCGTACCGTCCTTGAGCACCCAGTACGTCGCACCGGATACCACGAAAAGTATCTTCGCCATATGAACGGACCTCTCTGTCCCTCATGAATACGGGCGATGACTTAGCACATTCAAGACATATGCACCGTATGTCCTACTCCAATCGGGCGCACCTCGGGCGGGGCCGTCGCCGCTCCGCGACTTCCAGCGACTGACAACGCCGACCCGGGCCGTCGAAGCGGTGCCCTCGCGGACTCCACGCACACGCACCTCCATCCGACAGACAGCACCGGCCCCTGCCAAGCTCCCGCGCACAGCCAGGGCCCGACCTCCGCCCGCCTGAGCACCCACTCCGGCCCGCCTGGGCACCCCACTCACGTCACCGTCTTGACAGGTGACGCAGCGGGTTGCAAGGATCTCACCTGTTCAACCGGTGACGCATCCGATGCGCACTCCTGCGTCCACGAAAAGGGAGCGAAAAATGGACCTGAAGCTCGAAGTTGTGGTGCTGCCCGTCTCCGACGTCGACCGGGCCAAGGCCTTCTACGAAAAGGCGGGGTTCCGCCTGGACGTCGACTACGTCGCCGACGACAGCTACCGCGTGGTGCACCTGACGCCCCCCGGCTCCCAGTGCTCGATCCTCTTCGGCGTCGGAGTAACCACCGCCGCGCCCGGATCGCAGCAGGGCCTGCACCTCGTCGTCTCCGACATCGAGGCAGCCCACGCCGAACTCGTCGACCGCGGCATCGAAATGAGCGAGATCTTCCACGACGCGGGCGGAGTCTTCCACCGCGGTACCGAGGAAGGGCGCGTGGGCGGCCTGGCCCCCGGCCGCGCCAGCTACGGCTCCTTCGCCACCTTCACCGACCCGGACGGCAACGGCTGGGCACTGCAGGAAGTCACCACCCGGCTCCCCGGACGGTGAAGATCCCGTCCGGGGAGCCGGACGGCAGCAGGGACGGGCACCTCAGCCCTCCGCACGGACCCACGCGCCCCTTCGAGGACAGGAACAGAAATGAACGAGGCCCCTCGCGCCTACGACGTGGTGGTCGTCGGTGCGGGCCCGGTCGGTGAGAACGTGGCCGACCGCGCTCACGCCGCCGGACTCAGCACCGTGATCGTGGAGCGTGAACTGCTGGGCGGCGAATGCTCATTCTGGGCGTGCGAACCCAGCAAGGCGCTGCTGAGACCCGTGATGGCGCGTGCCGACGCGCGCCGCGTTCCCGGTATGAGTCGCGCCGCGCAAGCGCCACTGGACCTGGACGCGGTCTTCGCGCACCGCGACAGGATGGCCGGCCACTGGAAGGACGACGACCAGGTCACCTGGCTCGACTCCGTCGGCGTCGACCTCGTCCGCGGTCACGCCAGGCTCACCGGCCCCCGTCGGGTGGCGGTGCACACTCCGGACAGGCGCACCGTCCTGCTGACCGCACGGCACGCCGTGGTCGTGTGCACCGGCACGGGTACCGCCCTGCCCGACATACCGGGGATCGACACCGTACGGCCCTGGACCAACCGCGAGGCCACCGGCGCCGACCTGGTACCCGGGCGCCTCGCCGTGGTGGGTGGTGGCGTGGTCGGTGTCGAGCTGGCCACGGCCTGGCAGGCACTCGGCGCCCACGTCACGCTGCTGGTCCGCGGAGAAGGGCTGCTGCGGACGATGGAACCCTTCGCCGGTGAACTGGTCGCGGCGGAGCTCCGCGAGGCGGGAGTGGACATCCGGACGGGTGTTGAGGTCACCTCCGTCGAGCGTCCGGACGGCACCGCAGGTCACGTCCGGATCACCCTGGCCGACGGTGCGGAACTGGCCGCCGACGAGATCTTGTTCGCCACCGGCCGTGCTCCACGGACGGCCGACCTTGGTCTTGAGACGGTCGGTCTCACCCCGGGCACGTGGCTCACGGTGGACGACACCTACCAGGTGACCGATGTCCCGGGCGGTTGGCTCTATGCCGTCGGTGACGTCAATCGACGGGCTCTGATGACTCACCAGGGCAAGTACCAGGCCAGGATCGCCGGCGCGATCATCGGCGCCCGCGCGGCAGGAGAGGCGCTCGACGTCTCCGACTGGGGCGCGCATACAGGCACCGCCGATCACCTGGCCGTGCCGCAGGTCGTGTTCACCACTCCCGAAGTGGCCTCGGTGGGTCTCACCACGCACGAGGCGCGCCGGACCGGCCGCAGGGTCGAGGTGGTGGACTACGACCTCTCTCTCCTCGCGGGCGCGCAGCAGTACGCCGCGGGTTACCGGGGACGAGCGCGCATGCTGATCGACACCGACCGTCGCACCGTCGCAGGCGTCACCTTTGCCGGACCGGGCGTGGCGGAACTCCTGCAGTCCGCGACGATCGCCGTCTCGGGCGAGGTGCCTTTGGACCGGCTGTGGCACGCCGTGCCCGCGTTTCCCACCATCAGCGAAGTCTGGTTGCGGTTGCTGGAGACATACCGGGACGAGGGTGGCCGGCCGTTGTAGCACGGGCGTAGCTGGCCCCTCACGCACGACTTCCAGCCGAGGGCGATGCGCGGGCAGCCGGTAGCGGAGGAGGTGCGGTGTACCGCAGTCCGTGTGGGCGGCCGGTGAACCGCGGTCGCCCACAGACGGCCTGTGTACCACCGCGCCCGGCCCGCGCGTCCGGTGCTGTCTCCTCGTCGACCGGGCCGTCGGCCGGGCCGGGCCTCGCTGACACCGCGCAGGCTTGCGCGGTACGTGCGGTCGGCTTCCTCGTCTCCCGGGTTCCTCATGCCTCAGCGGAGCACCCCCCTTAGGAGGGGGAACCGCTTCCGGCCTTCTGCACCGCCCCCGGCGCCGTGTGGCGGTCACCGCCGGCCCGATCCGTCTCCTCCGGCATCGCGTGCGGGAAGCCGATGCGCAGCAGGAACGCGGCAAAGGCGGCGGCCAGCACCACGGCGGCAGACAGGAGCAGAGCCTGGTGGTAGCCGTGGCGCAGGAGAGGCGACGCGACCAGCGGGCCGAGGATCTGACCCACCGAGTATCCGGCGGTCAGCGCTGCCACGGCCCGTGGGAAGCGCAGGTGGGCTCCCGTTCCCAGGGCCAGCGTGCTCACACCGATGAAGGTGGCGCCGAACAGCACCGCCGAGATCAACGCGGCCGCCACTCCCCCGGCCAGCGCGGGCAGGGCGATGCCCACCGCCTGCACGCCGAGGGCGGCCAGCAGGAGGTCCGGCCGGGACCAGCGGCGTCCCAAACCGGCCCAGAACGCGGAGGAAGGGATGGCCGCCAGCCCCACCAGCACCCACGCCCCGCTGCCGATCGAGCCGGGAAGGGTCTGATTGATGGCCGCGACCAGAAACGTACCGGCGATGATGTAGCCGATGCCCTCGAGTGTGTAGGACGCGAACAGCGCGCTGAACCAGCGGTGGTTCCGCGGCCCGCTCGGCCGAGGCTCCGTGCCCGACGCCGTCGGCGCCCGCCGGGCGGCCGGGTCCGGGCGAAGGCCCCAGGCGGCCAGCGTCAGCAGCACCGCCAGCGCAGCGGAGGCCCACCACGCACTCCGCCAGGTGCCCACCGCGCGCAGCACCAGAACGAGCAGGCCGGACAGCGCGATGCCGGCTCCGACGCCGCCGAAGGCCCAGCCGGGGAGGTGGGCCGGGTGTTCCCGCAAGTGGCTGAGGAGCGCATTGACGGCGATGACGAAGATCATCGCACTGAAGGCGCCCGCTACCAGCCGCAGGAGGAGCCAGACTGCGGTGCTCTGTGTCAGTGCCATTCCGGCCAGGGACGCCACCAGCGCGAGGAGGGAGCTCCGCAGCACGGTGGAGGAGCCGACCAGCCGCGGCACGAGGGTGCCGGCCAGGGCACCGATCAGATAGCCGACGTAGTTGGCGGTTGCGAGATCGGCGCCGGCGCCGGCCGACAGTCCGGCCTGCGTGTGCATCAGCGGAAGGATGGGCGTGTAGACGAACCGGCCGACGCCCATGCCTGCGGCGAGCGCGGCGGCGGCCTGGAGAACGTGCCGCCACGGTGAGTCTTGAGAGCTTCCCGCCGCACGTGGGCCGTACGGCCGGGGTGCTGCGGCGGGACCACGGGCCGGGCCGCCGTCCGCCGACTTACTGTTTCGCCTGCTTCCCATGCAGACAGGCTGCGCCCGTCGCCGTGCGGGTATCCAGGACCATGTTCCTCTCTGCTGGGAGTCCCGAGCTCACAGTCGCTGTCGCGAACGATCTCAGCAGTAATAGACGGTCGGTCGTATACTTGTGGTATGGGACGTACAAGCGAAGCAAAGAACAAGATCCTCCTCGCGGCCCAGTCGCTGCTGGGGCAGCGCGGCTACTCGAGCCTCGGTGTCGCCGAGATCTGCAAGGCAGCCGGGGTACCGAAGGGCAGTTTCTACTATTTCTTCGAGTCCAAGGAGGCTTTGGCGCTGGCCGTGATCGACATGCACTGGGCCGCCGAACGGCATGACTGGGAATCGATCCTGGAGGCCGACGACGAGCCCCTGCGGCGGCTGCGCCACTTGCTGGAGGCCACGGAAGCGCGACAGCGGGAAGGCCAGGGAAGTTACGGGGCCGTACTGGGCTGCATGTTCGGAAACCTCTCGCTGGAGATGAGCAATCAGGCCGATGCCATACGGTTGCGTCTGCAGGAGATCTTCGAGACCGAAGTGAACATGGTCGACGCGGTCATCCAGGAGGCTCAGGAACGTGGCGAGGTGACGTTGAGCGACACCCGGGACACGGCCCGCTCCGTGGTCGCACAACTGGAGGGGCAGGTGCTCTTCGCCAAGCTGTACAACAACCCCTCCCAGCTCGACACCCTCTGGCCGAGCTGCCGCGCGCTCCTGGGCGTTCACGACGATCAGGCAATCGCCGCCCTGGCCTGACAGCCCCGATGTGCCCGGTCGGCTTCGCGGGTGAGGAGACCTTCGGCCGGCGGCGGTGTGCCCGGAGGGTGACCGGTGAGGGACGAAGCGGCCCGGGAGATGGGGGACATCACGGTCAGCACGCCCACGATTCCGCCGAGCAGGAGTGCAACAAGAGGGATCCCGAAGTAGTCGCTGACGAGCCGGGAGCGGAGCCGGGCAACGCGAGGTCTCCCCGGCCCATGAACCACATGAAAAGGCGTGGGACCACCGTGACCCAGGAGGCAACCGTGTCGCGGGCCCCGGACCGACAGGCGAGGGACCCGTTGCCGATGTGGTGCGCAACGGGACCCTCGTGGTCGGGAAGCAGGCGTCAGGAGCCGCCGTTCTCCCAATGCTGGGTCACGGAGGTCGCCGTGACATCGTTCGCGTAGACCAGTGCCACGCGGTGGTTGTACTGGATCGTGTACATTTTCTTGGCGCCCAGGACGACCGTTCCGCTGCTCTTGAAGTAGTCGTCGGTGACGGCCGCGGCCTGGGTGGCGACGTACGCCTGGCCCGCCGGGACGGAATACATGCTGAGCGGGGCCTGCTTGGACGGGCTCAGGCCGGCCGGATATTCGGACACGTCCGGGTAACTCTGCCCGTAGACCGCCACGGGGGCGGTGGAGATGGGCCGGATGATCTTCACGCCGTAGCTGCGCTTGGCGTTCATGCCGTCAGGGTTGTGGAACCACACCTTCGCGCCGCTGTACCAGATGGCGGTCCAGTCCCCCTGTACCTCGGCGACGACGAACTGCTGTCCCGACTGGGCAGTGCCGCCCCAGTCGTTGATGCGGTTCGTGCCGGCGCCCGTGCCATGGATGGCCTGGTCGCCGAAGAGCGGCGCCGTCTCGCTCGGACCCGTCCGCAGATAGACGAAGTTGGACGCCTGCTGCTTGTCCGTGCAAGCGGTCGTCTCACCGGTCGGGTCGTCCGAGGGACAGACATGCACGGTCTGCACGTTGTCGGCGAACGTCGGAGCGATCGTCACCACCGAACCCACGGCGGGGACCCCGTGCAAGCCGCTGATCGGGCGGTCGAGCAACTGCATGAAGTGGCCCCAGTCCCAGCCGTTGCCCGGGTCCCAGTGCATACCGGACACATAGGCGTCGGCAGGTCCGGCAACGTTGTCATGACCCACGATGTGTTGACGGTCCAGCGGTATGCTGAACCGTTCCGCGAGGTACCTCACCAGCTCCGCCGTGGCCTCGTACTGCGCCTCGGTGTACCACTTGGCGCCCTGTACCGCGTAACCCTCGTGCTCGATGCCGATGGAGTGCAGGTTCGTGGAGTAGTTGCCGGCGTGGAAGGCGATGTCCTTCGTCGGCACCATCTGGGTCACCGCGCCGTCGGACGATCGCATCACGTAGTGC
Protein-coding sequences here:
- a CDS encoding type 1 glutamine amidotransferase domain-containing protein translates to MAKILFVVSGATYWVLKDGTRYATGYWAEEFALPYKKVTEAGHEVVVATPNGVTPNVDMMSLRPSMAGGEEGALELESIIRSAEVMRRPLKLSDVRLEDYDAVYLPGGHGPMSDLWEDADAGRILTAQLASGKPLAIVCHAPAALLSTRIHGESPFKGYRVTGFTNDEEEAVGLASRATWLLEDELKDKVGVDFSRGEMWEPYMVEDRNLITGQNPHSAAILADRLLEILS
- a CDS encoding cupin domain-containing protein, translated to MSFLLGEVAPDDPSWNKRGALYVPSGQGPTVWAADDIYTVKATGAQTNGNIGFIEATVPAGGGPVPHAHTQEDETFYVLDGELEFTDGDHEFTAVAGDFIHVPKGIRHGFKNRRIHAARLLFIYTPPGLEQLMLDHSTPARPGETPPPIDDDMTARAEQVIRKSKTIMLP
- a CDS encoding N-acetylmuramoyl-L-alanine amidase; this translates as MHKRRRRLRLPLVIAVGALAAGGLATVQFTALADTGAGAVSEARQQDFAAAAAEYDIPVNVLLGVAYQESGWDAHGAMPSADGGFGPMHLTDVTPEMMAGGDAGAAGRADLGSLTANPALHTLQAAARLTGMSEDSLRKDPVANIRGGAALLASYQKQVAGGTSSDVSQWYGAVARYSQSPQKQAAVAFADRVFKTIGKGAAGVTQDGQRIRLEGTPAVRPATSQVDRLHLKASDVATTECPPTVQCTFVPGSPAGVQVANRPANGIRIDTIVIHDLETTYDAGVRGLAQPTNSAATHYVMRSSDGAVTQMVPTKDIAFHAGNYSTNLHSIGIEHEGYAVQGAKWYTEAQYEATAELVRYLAERFSIPLDRQHIVGHDNVAGPADAYVSGMHWDPGNGWDWGHFMQLLDRPISGLHGVPAVGSVVTIAPTFADNVQTVHVCPSDDPTGETTACTDKQQASNFVYLRTGPSETAPLFGDQAIHGTGAGTNRINDWGGTAQSGQQFVVAEVQGDWTAIWYSGAKVWFHNPDGMNAKRSYGVKIIRPISTAPVAVYGQSYPDVSEYPAGLSPSKQAPLSMYSVPAGQAYVATQAAAVTDDYFKSSGTVVLGAKKMYTIQYNHRVALVYANDVTATSVTQHWENGGS
- a CDS encoding TetR/AcrR family transcriptional regulator, whose amino-acid sequence is MGRTSEAKNKILLAAQSLLGQRGYSSLGVAEICKAAGVPKGSFYYFFESKEALALAVIDMHWAAERHDWESILEADDEPLRRLRHLLEATEARQREGQGSYGAVLGCMFGNLSLEMSNQADAIRLRLQEIFETEVNMVDAVIQEAQERGEVTLSDTRDTARSVVAQLEGQVLFAKLYNNPSQLDTLWPSCRALLGVHDDQAIAALA
- a CDS encoding VOC family protein; its protein translation is MDLKLEVVVLPVSDVDRAKAFYEKAGFRLDVDYVADDSYRVVHLTPPGSQCSILFGVGVTTAAPGSQQGLHLVVSDIEAAHAELVDRGIEMSEIFHDAGGVFHRGTEEGRVGGLAPGRASYGSFATFTDPDGNGWALQEVTTRLPGR
- a CDS encoding YbfB/YjiJ family MFS transporter, translating into MGVGRFVYTPILPLMHTQAGLSAGAGADLATANYVGYLIGALAGTLVPRLVGSSTVLRSSLLALVASLAGMALTQSTAVWLLLRLVAGAFSAMIFVIAVNALLSHLREHPAHLPGWAFGGVGAGIALSGLLVLVLRAVGTWRSAWWASAALAVLLTLAAWGLRPDPAARRAPTASGTEPRPSGPRNHRWFSALFASYTLEGIGYIIAGTFLVAAINQTLPGSIGSGAWVLVGLAAIPSSAFWAGLGRRWSRPDLLLAALGVQAVGIALPALAGGVAAALISAVLFGATFIGVSTLALGTGAHLRFPRAVAALTAGYSVGQILGPLVASPLLRHGYHQALLLSAAVVLAAAFAAFLLRIGFPHAMPEETDRAGGDRHTAPGAVQKAGSGSPS
- a CDS encoding YbhB/YbcL family Raf kinase inhibitor-like protein — encoded protein: MRPRQDPYSTLPAVPPFRLRSDDIADGESLGVAQTSAIFGGPGRDRSPHLAWDGHPPGTASFAVTCFDPDALTVSGFWHWVLHDLPASVTELPAGAGDAGGSMLPPGARTLLNDAGRRGYLGAAPAPGEAPHRYMFVVHALDVPTLEVAPDATPAWLGFRLVAHALGRARLSPVFGLPESS
- a CDS encoding DedA family protein, which translates into the protein MHLNTVIETAGWWTYLIVFVLTAAETSAFVGLLVPGEAAVLLAAAVAGQGGLKAPLLAAVVVGGAVTGDNLGFALGRRCRRRPAGRWTPKVLGRHRDGRGKAFLADHSGAALLTGKFIGFARTFLPYAAGSSGMPYRRFFLYSAAASLVWGTGTVLVGYFTGSAAIELLHRAGLIGAAVLAAVIAPILVASRMRARRRRRPTGSTVVAPGGPWHRAARKDPVNSTYARRSQPSDTKPGSGRRAHGDSAPARPDALVLTERRRTAAGLPRARSRSRHGPLSMGQVSHCRGRRTG
- a CDS encoding dihydrolipoyl dehydrogenase family protein, translated to MNEAPRAYDVVVVGAGPVGENVADRAHAAGLSTVIVERELLGGECSFWACEPSKALLRPVMARADARRVPGMSRAAQAPLDLDAVFAHRDRMAGHWKDDDQVTWLDSVGVDLVRGHARLTGPRRVAVHTPDRRTVLLTARHAVVVCTGTGTALPDIPGIDTVRPWTNREATGADLVPGRLAVVGGGVVGVELATAWQALGAHVTLLVRGEGLLRTMEPFAGELVAAELREAGVDIRTGVEVTSVERPDGTAGHVRITLADGAELAADEILFATGRAPRTADLGLETVGLTPGTWLTVDDTYQVTDVPGGWLYAVGDVNRRALMTHQGKYQARIAGAIIGARAAGEALDVSDWGAHTGTADHLAVPQVVFTTPEVASVGLTTHEARRTGRRVEVVDYDLSLLAGAQQYAAGYRGRARMLIDTDRRTVAGVTFAGPGVAELLQSATIAVSGEVPLDRLWHAVPAFPTISEVWLRLLETYRDEGGRPL